TTACAAAGGGTCCGTCAGCTTTATTTTCCATCTCATCAGAAAGAAAAAAGATGGCTATTTGAAGGTTGGCGAGGTTCTGTCTCTTTCATCCATCATGTTCCGGATGAAATCAAATGCCCTGCTGCTGACAATCATTACGACCGTCTCGGCACTGGCGATTGGATTGCTGTCCCTGAGCTACATCTCTTATTACTCGGCAGAAAAAACCGCACAAAATCAAGTACCCGCTGACTTTTCCTTTACTGAAAGCGAAGATGCTGCACAGTTTGAAAAATCTCTGGAATCTGCTGGGATAGCGTATGAGGATGAACGAATTGATGTATTCATGGCTGAAGTGGATATCAGCGACATTTTCAGTGCCAAACTTGAAGGAGTGAAATTTGATCCCAGCAAGATGACTCTGCCTGTCATCAGTGAAAAATCCGCAGGGAAAAATCTTTCAAAGGACGAAACGATCTTCACAGGCTACAGCGATCTGCTCCAAAAATTTATGCCGCTTGATGATAATGGAACTGTTACGCTGCTTGGGAAAACAACAAGCATTAAGCAAACGTACTTGGGAATGGAAAAAGATTCTCCCGTGTCCTTTTATTTTACAGCCGGCGGAATGCCGACAGCCATTGTCGATGATTCGGTCTTTAAGCAGCTGAAAAAGGATGTGGATCCTGATGTTCAGCTGCCGACATCTACTTATATTGCAGTTGAAATAGCGGATCAGGGCGAATTAAAAGAAGCCAATACCATTTTCACGTCCTTAAAACTTGGCGAAAACAGCCCAAACGATTCCCAGCTTGAAGTTCTGAACAGCCAGAAGCGCAACATAGGGATGACCATGTTTATTGTCGGCTTCCTTGGGCTGTCATTTTTGGTCACATCCGGATGCATTCTTTACTTTAAACAAATGGGCGAGAGCGAAGAGGAAAAACCGAATTACACCATCTTGCGTAAACTTGGCTTTACACAGGGAGACTTGCTGAAAGGCATACAGGCTAAACAGCTCTTCAGTTTTGGAATTCCTTTAGTGATCGGGTTATTACACAGCTATTTTGCCGTACAATCGGGCTGGTTTTTATTTGGAGCTGAGGTTTGGACTCCGATGATTATTGTTATGGTGTTATACACTGGATTGTATTCGATTTTCGGGGTGCTTTCTGTGCTTTATTATAAGAAGGTGATTAAAGAAGCTTTGTAAAATGCAAAAAAGGCTCCAGCTGCGGCTGGAGCCTTTTTCTTATGACCTGAAGCAACGGTACCTACCTTTTCGGCAAGTCCAATGCTTGATAGGCAAGCTGATATTTCCCGCCTTCAGCAACTTCTGCATGGTACAGGGCTTTGAGGGCAAAGTTTTTCTCAAGGCTATGTTCCTTCATCAGTCCATTCAGTTTAAATTGCAATTCCTGATTTTCTTTAATCAGCTGTTTCATCTGTGATTTTAGGTACTTCATATGAAAGTTAACTCCTTTCAGGTATCAAATTTATCTGCCGATAGCAGTTTAATTCTTTAAAAATGCATCAATAAAAATGTCAAAAGTTCAGGAGTGCAAGGCACCTTCGTTTCTATATCATTATTTATTCCTGCGATATAAATCCCGGCTCTTGAAACCCTTCCCAAGAATCATTTTCATTTCATCGCGCCGTTTTGCTCTTGTTCCCTCTTGTTTAGCGCTATACACATAACGGGCCCAATCCTTACGATATCCTTGGGTGAGTGATTGATAGAAAGCAAGTAAATCTGGAGTATCCTGCAAATCTTTCTCTACATCGGATATAAATTCGATATAATCATCCACACATTGACTTGCTTTTGCAGATGTGTGATTTTTGCTTTTAGAGTCTTCTTTTAGACCAACAACCGTAAAGACATCATCCAATCCGACCATACGGGCAAATTTTATACTGCTTGTCCCAACATAGCCATTTTCATCTGCCCCTAACCCAGCTAATAGATCATCTCGATGGATATAGTCAGGATATACTTTATTTCCCTTTTTAGGATAAGCCAAAAAGAGATAGCCGTTTTTATTTAAATGATTTTCATCGATAACCTTTTTTACAAGGTTCTTTAGAGAGTTCATATCTAATACAAATGCAAAAATAAGGTCATAAGCATGATCAGCTAATTCTGTATCATAATCCGTCAGTTCTGCTAAATAA
The window above is part of the Metabacillus dongyingensis genome. Proteins encoded here:
- a CDS encoding ABC transporter permease, whose amino-acid sequence is MNVNQLIIKNLKKNIKNYFLYIFALIFSVALYFAFVTLQYDPSMDAVKGSIKGGAAIRAASVLLIAIVTIFLLYANNIFIKRRSKEIGLFQLIGMTKHKIFRILTAENFLLYFGSLVLGIFTGFAASKLVMMILFKITGVDDVAKLHFSTQAFIQTLIVFIVIYLLIMLINYLFIKRQSILSLFRVLSSAEEKVKKMSFFEMAIGILGIIMIAAGYYISSKLFGGDFKSMIALYGAMLFILGSVILGTYLFYKGSVSFIFHLIRKKKDGYLKVGEVLSLSSIMFRMKSNALLLTIITTVSALAIGLLSLSYISYYSAEKTAQNQVPADFSFTESEDAAQFEKSLESAGIAYEDERIDVFMAEVDISDIFSAKLEGVKFDPSKMTLPVISEKSAGKNLSKDETIFTGYSDLLQKFMPLDDNGTVTLLGKTTSIKQTYLGMEKDSPVSFYFTAGGMPTAIVDDSVFKQLKKDVDPDVQLPTSTYIAVEIADQGELKEANTIFTSLKLGENSPNDSQLEVLNSQKRNIGMTMFIVGFLGLSFLVTSGCILYFKQMGESEEEKPNYTILRKLGFTQGDLLKGIQAKQLFSFGIPLVIGLLHSYFAVQSGWFLFGAEVWTPMIIVMVLYTGLYSIFGVLSVLYYKKVIKEAL
- a CDS encoding YdeI/OmpD-associated family protein, with protein sequence MAKSITEKLNLLKYKETAVLHLPNGADYLAELTDYDTELADHAYDLIFAFVLDMNSLKNLVKKVIDENHLNKNGYLFLAYPKKGNKVYPDYIHRDDLLAGLGADENGYVGTSSIKFARMVGLDDVFTVVGLKEDSKSKNHTSAKASQCVDDYIEFISDVEKDLQDTPDLLAFYQSLTQGYRKDWARYVYSAKQEGTRAKRRDEMKMILGKGFKSRDLYRRNK